A genomic window from Luteolibacter sp. LG18 includes:
- a CDS encoding HPr family phosphocarrier protein, with protein MARKDFTIINKLGIHARPAAQFVKTSNRFQSEIRVEKDGEEVDGKSIMGLMMLAAGHGSVIAVTADGPDADAALDAIGDLITRKFEED; from the coding sequence ATGGCTCGCAAAGACTTCACCATCATCAACAAGCTCGGCATCCACGCCCGGCCCGCGGCCCAGTTCGTGAAAACCTCGAACCGGTTCCAGTCGGAAATCCGCGTCGAGAAGGATGGCGAGGAAGTCGATGGCAAGAGCATCATGGGTCTGATGATGCTCGCCGCCGGCCATGGTTCCGTGATCGCCGTGACCGCCGATGGTCCGGATGCGGACGCCGCGCTCGACGCGATCGGCGACCTGATCACCCGCAAGTTCGAGGAGGATTGA
- the hprK gene encoding HPr(Ser) kinase/phosphatase: MSTPRVKTVASITVGEFFERHAEVLGLSLHGESHGFDRLISEPAINRPGLALAGFFSYFARKRIQVFGNSELAYLKKLPDPMRADRFRRICDRDIPCIVVARGATLGDDLMAVAKEHHIPVFGTSQVTMKFLNAATIRLEHDFGPSVTIHGCMVDMRGIGVMIVGKSGSGKSETAVGLLERGAALVADDMVRLKLVGGELIATAPDLSRGYMEIRGIGIINAANLYGLASIRPDKRLDLVVTLKPHADLNEVDRLGLQTKTYEVLGQHIPHVEIPVAPGRDTARMVAIAALDQQLRRLGYNMADEFNQKLLNHMAGGF; this comes from the coding sequence ATGTCCACGCCGCGAGTCAAAACCGTCGCCTCCATCACCGTCGGGGAGTTTTTCGAACGCCATGCCGAGGTCCTCGGCCTGTCCCTCCACGGCGAGAGCCACGGTTTCGACCGCCTGATCAGCGAGCCCGCGATCAACCGCCCGGGCCTGGCGCTGGCTGGATTCTTCTCCTACTTCGCCCGCAAGCGCATCCAGGTCTTCGGCAATTCCGAACTCGCCTATTTAAAGAAGCTGCCGGACCCGATGCGCGCCGACCGTTTCCGCCGGATCTGCGACCGCGACATCCCCTGCATCGTGGTCGCCCGCGGCGCGACGCTCGGCGACGACCTGATGGCGGTGGCGAAGGAGCACCACATCCCCGTTTTCGGCACCTCGCAGGTGACCATGAAGTTCCTCAATGCCGCCACCATCCGGCTGGAGCACGATTTCGGCCCGAGCGTGACCATCCACGGCTGCATGGTCGACATGCGCGGCATCGGCGTGATGATCGTCGGCAAAAGCGGGTCGGGTAAGAGCGAAACCGCCGTCGGCCTGCTCGAGCGCGGCGCCGCGCTGGTGGCGGACGACATGGTGCGGCTGAAGCTGGTGGGCGGCGAGCTGATCGCCACCGCGCCGGACCTTTCCCGCGGCTACATGGAAATCCGCGGCATCGGCATCATCAATGCCGCCAACCTCTACGGCCTCGCCTCGATCCGCCCGGACAAGCGCCTCGACCTCGTCGTGACGCTCAAGCCGCACGCCGACCTCAACGAGGTGGACCGCCTGGGCCTCCAGACGAAGACCTACGAGGTGCTCGGCCAGCACATCCCGCACGTCGAAATCCCGGTGGCCCCCGGCCGCGACACCGCCCGCATGGTGGCGATCGCCGCGCTCGACCAGCAGCTCCGCCGTCTCGGCTACAACATGGCGGACGAGTTCAACCAGAAGCTGCTCAACCACATGGCGGGTGGGTTCTGA
- a CDS encoding EVE domain-containing protein produces MRHWLIKSEPDVFSIDHLAAVKREPWTGVRNYQARNSMWKDMQPGDLALFYHSNAVPPGVAGVARVAGDAYPDPTQFDEASEYFDPKATKENPRWWLRDFEFVEKFPAYVPLQQMKEDDALQGMVVLQKGTRLSITPLEAVHFKRVRKLGGVK; encoded by the coding sequence ATGCGCCACTGGTTGATCAAGTCCGAGCCCGACGTCTTCTCCATCGACCACCTGGCCGCCGTGAAACGCGAGCCGTGGACCGGCGTCCGGAACTACCAGGCGCGGAACTCGATGTGGAAGGACATGCAGCCCGGCGACCTCGCGCTCTTCTATCATTCCAACGCCGTGCCGCCGGGCGTGGCCGGGGTCGCCCGCGTGGCGGGGGACGCCTACCCGGACCCGACCCAGTTCGATGAGGCCAGCGAGTACTTCGACCCGAAGGCGACCAAGGAGAACCCGCGCTGGTGGCTCCGCGATTTCGAGTTCGTGGAGAAGTTCCCGGCCTACGTCCCGCTCCAGCAGATGAAAGAGGACGACGCCCTCCAGGGCATGGTGGTCCTCCAGAAAGGCACCCGCCTTTCGATCACCCCGCTCGAAGCCGTGCACTTCAAGCGCGTTCGGAAGCTGGGTGGGGTGAAGTAG
- a CDS encoding DinB family protein has protein sequence MSSKTEPLAAPGAGLPAVEGWLARHVIFPRFVRKTTTAEAVDRFVADGRWIVERVRALEPERQRTRVRIERLRGMEDSSREWSPLMVVEHLLITGPAMLGAARSLSAGVVPGRAVSTAAVKPKGEAGAELLEEFGRLLDGYPAAVAALTFPTKPKFPHPWFGPLDARRWVVLNAFHQALHRRQLERIVAAK, from the coding sequence ATGAGCTCAAAAACTGAACCGTTGGCCGCGCCGGGAGCGGGGCTGCCGGCCGTCGAGGGATGGCTGGCGAGGCACGTGATCTTCCCGCGGTTCGTCCGGAAGACGACGACCGCGGAGGCGGTGGATCGGTTCGTCGCGGACGGCCGGTGGATCGTGGAGCGAGTCCGGGCGCTGGAGCCGGAGCGGCAGCGGACGCGGGTGAGGATCGAGCGGCTGCGCGGGATGGAGGACAGCTCGCGGGAGTGGTCGCCGCTGATGGTGGTGGAGCACCTGCTCATCACCGGCCCGGCGATGCTGGGCGCGGCGCGGTCGCTCTCCGCCGGGGTGGTGCCCGGGCGGGCGGTCAGCACGGCGGCGGTGAAGCCGAAGGGCGAGGCGGGCGCGGAGCTGCTGGAGGAATTCGGGCGGCTGCTGGACGGCTACCCGGCGGCGGTGGCGGCGCTCACGTTTCCGACGAAGCCGAAATTCCCGCACCCGTGGTTCGGGCCGCTCGACGCGCGGCGGTGGGTGGTCCTGAACGCGTTCCACCAGGCGCTGCACCGGCGGCAGCTGGAGAGGATCGTGGCGGCGAAGTAG
- a CDS encoding TetR/AcrR family transcriptional regulator has protein sequence MSRRPRDPSATRSAVLQASFDEFYRNGFQGGSLNRIVDRAELTKGALFHHFPDKAALAIALVDERLFPAMETRWFQPLQETADPVTTLRDLIRGHVARIEKEGPEGFLFHGCPIGNLATEMAPLDDVLRGKLDALYTAWREAISGALRRGQKAGIVHASIDPEAEAVFVVASLTGTATQAKTARDFRIFQLSLKALEGYLETLRNPLK, from the coding sequence ATGAGCCGTCGCCCGCGTGATCCATCGGCCACCCGCAGCGCCGTCCTGCAGGCGTCATTCGACGAATTTTACCGGAATGGCTTCCAAGGCGGCAGCCTCAACCGGATCGTCGACCGGGCCGAGCTCACCAAGGGCGCCCTGTTCCACCACTTCCCGGACAAGGCCGCGCTGGCCATCGCGCTGGTCGACGAGCGCCTGTTCCCGGCCATGGAGACGCGCTGGTTCCAGCCGCTTCAGGAAACCGCCGATCCGGTCACCACGCTGCGGGATTTGATCCGCGGGCACGTCGCCAGGATCGAGAAGGAGGGCCCGGAAGGCTTCCTTTTTCATGGCTGTCCGATCGGAAATCTGGCGACCGAAATGGCCCCGTTGGATGACGTGCTACGCGGAAAATTGGACGCGCTTTACACCGCTTGGCGCGAGGCCATTTCGGGGGCTTTGAGGCGCGGCCAGAAGGCCGGAATCGTGCATGCCTCGATCGATCCCGAGGCGGAGGCGGTTTTCGTGGTCGCCAGCCTCACCGGCACCGCCACCCAGGCCAAGACCGCCCGTGATTTTAGGATCTTCCAGCTCAGCCTGAAAGCCTTGGAGGGTTACTTGGAAACCCTACGCAATCCTTTGAAATGA
- a CDS encoding PhzF family phenazine biosynthesis protein — translation MPIDFVQVDAFTHRPLYGNPAAVVFDADNLPAETMQRIAREMNLSETVFLLKPTTPDADYRARIFTPASELPFAGHPTVAAAHAVLTRDPEKAGATLLRQECGIGIVPVEVVPSTAGRLLRMTQGAPTWREAELSRETVAAMLGCAASDLSDLPFEVVSTGVPWLIVELSRFEAISALHPDQTRIESACKALGAVGMTVFVERGDGGPVRLRVRTFAPGEGVVEDPVCGSGNGSVAAFLARHKHAEEASGGYLAEQGIEIGRDGIVQASWDRDGGALRVRVGGEAVIVASGQLFL, via the coding sequence ATGCCAATCGATTTCGTTCAGGTGGACGCCTTCACCCATCGGCCGCTTTACGGAAATCCGGCCGCGGTGGTGTTTGACGCCGACAACCTCCCGGCGGAAACCATGCAGCGGATCGCGCGTGAGATGAACCTATCCGAGACGGTGTTCCTCCTGAAGCCGACCACGCCGGACGCCGATTACCGGGCGCGCATTTTCACCCCGGCGAGCGAATTGCCCTTCGCAGGTCACCCGACGGTGGCCGCGGCGCATGCGGTCCTGACCCGCGATCCGGAAAAGGCCGGTGCCACCTTGCTCCGGCAGGAGTGCGGGATCGGCATCGTGCCGGTCGAGGTCGTGCCGTCCACCGCAGGTAGGCTGCTGCGCATGACCCAAGGCGCTCCGACCTGGCGCGAGGCGGAGCTTTCCCGGGAAACCGTGGCGGCGATGCTCGGCTGTGCGGCGTCGGATCTTTCCGACCTGCCTTTCGAGGTGGTTTCGACCGGCGTGCCGTGGTTGATCGTGGAACTGTCCCGGTTCGAGGCGATTTCGGCGCTCCATCCCGACCAGACGCGGATCGAGAGCGCTTGCAAGGCGCTGGGTGCTGTCGGGATGACGGTGTTCGTGGAACGCGGGGATGGAGGTCCGGTGCGGCTCCGGGTGCGGACCTTCGCACCCGGCGAGGGAGTGGTGGAGGACCCGGTCTGCGGCTCCGGCAATGGCTCGGTGGCGGCCTTCCTCGCCCGCCACAAGCACGCGGAGGAAGCGTCGGGCGGTTACCTCGCCGAACAGGGCATCGAGATCGGCCGGGACGGAATCGTGCAGGCTTCCTGGGACCGGGATGGCGGAGCGTTGCGGGTGCGCGTCGGTGGGGAGGCGGTCATCGTCGCCAGCGGGCAATTGTTCCTGTGA
- a CDS encoding autotransporter-associated beta strand repeat-containing protein has protein sequence MMQKNPSFLTPASLTGALRFYISATVIAMAGTPLDAAPVVFGPAVTISSDSDVMTAGSPVYAFNESNPAAPVVVNGVSFTGGNSYTTLGSGAISMTIFNQLSNSIFGAPATNPFESLSTAYKSILTGGIWLNDTYAGGSVTLNNLTAGRSYAVQVWMNDSRANASGPGGELRGANNVAIDYNTTNALGGLGQYSKGWFRATGTSQAFSIFSKAAYAQMNAIQLRDVTGIGWWTGTGGSTWNPSSTANFTTNLAAAPLTTATFDTLRTSLGTVIFGDTYSNNGAQLAVTQNTITLSAGGVSGAAVIFQNTAALPYTVTSPDQAGISGSASVWVDGGGTVTLAGNHSYTGGTSIRSGSLILTGTPAPSPIANAGSLTFNSSSNQVCSEVISGTGTLTKTGTGTLTLTRTNTYTGTTTVNGGTLLITDITSPTGTGAVAVNPSGTLAGTGPVPGAVTVNSGGTISPTDSATGTGAVSVSSGAKLGGVGRASGAVTISSGATIAPGNSVGTLNTGALTLAGTYACEVSGATTDKIAVTGNLNLTGSTLAITATGATGTLVIASYTGTLTGTFGTVTGLPAGYAVNYNSGAKQVELVFTDAFGAWATSKGLTTGNNGKGDNPDNDGLNNLGEFAFDDEPLSGFPSGKIVSKIVTIGPDQVLTLTLPARSTATFTAAAPTMTATADTVTYVIEGSATLSGFPVTVTEVTGADATTIQTGLSLPALNSGWTFHTFRLSPTVGSAAKGFIRAKVSSP, from the coding sequence ATGATGCAAAAAAACCCGTCCTTCCTGACTCCCGCAAGCCTCACGGGAGCCCTGCGTTTTTACATCTCCGCCACCGTGATCGCGATGGCCGGGACCCCGCTTGATGCCGCCCCCGTGGTCTTTGGCCCGGCCGTCACGATCTCCTCGGATTCCGATGTCATGACCGCCGGCTCGCCGGTTTATGCCTTCAATGAGTCGAACCCGGCCGCTCCAGTGGTGGTCAATGGTGTGTCCTTCACCGGCGGCAACAGTTACACCACGCTCGGAAGCGGAGCGATCTCGATGACGATCTTCAATCAGCTCTCGAACTCCATTTTCGGCGCTCCGGCCACCAATCCGTTCGAATCCCTCTCCACTGCCTACAAATCGATCCTGACCGGAGGCATCTGGTTGAATGACACCTATGCGGGCGGCAGCGTCACGCTGAACAACCTGACCGCGGGACGCAGTTACGCGGTCCAGGTCTGGATGAACGACAGCCGGGCCAATGCTTCTGGCCCGGGGGGCGAGCTCAGAGGCGCGAACAACGTCGCCATCGATTACAACACCACGAACGCCCTCGGCGGCCTTGGCCAATACTCCAAGGGGTGGTTCCGAGCCACCGGGACCAGCCAGGCGTTCTCGATTTTCAGCAAGGCCGCCTATGCCCAGATGAATGCCATCCAGCTCCGGGACGTGACCGGCATCGGCTGGTGGACCGGCACCGGCGGCTCGACCTGGAACCCCTCCAGCACGGCGAATTTCACCACCAACCTCGCCGCCGCGCCGCTGACCACGGCCACGTTTGATACCCTCCGGACTTCACTGGGCACGGTCATCTTCGGCGACACCTACTCGAACAACGGAGCCCAGTTGGCCGTCACCCAGAACACGATCACCCTCTCCGCTGGCGGGGTCTCCGGAGCCGCTGTCATCTTTCAGAACACCGCTGCGCTTCCCTACACGGTAACCAGCCCGGACCAAGCCGGGATCTCCGGTTCCGCCAGCGTGTGGGTGGATGGCGGTGGCACGGTCACCCTCGCGGGGAACCACTCCTACACCGGCGGCACGAGCATCCGCAGCGGATCGCTGATTCTCACCGGCACTCCGGCTCCCAGTCCCATCGCCAACGCGGGCTCATTGACGTTCAACTCCTCGTCGAACCAAGTCTGCTCCGAGGTCATCTCCGGCACCGGGACACTGACGAAAACCGGTACCGGCACGCTCACTCTCACCCGGACGAATACCTACACCGGCACCACCACGGTCAACGGCGGCACCTTGCTCATCACCGATATCACCTCTCCCACCGGCACCGGAGCCGTCGCGGTTAATCCCAGCGGCACCCTGGCCGGAACCGGGCCGGTCCCCGGGGCTGTCACCGTCAACTCCGGCGGCACGATCTCCCCCACCGACTCCGCCACCGGCACCGGTGCGGTGTCCGTGAGCAGCGGGGCCAAGCTCGGCGGCGTGGGCAGGGCCAGCGGCGCGGTGACCATCAGCAGTGGCGCCACCATCGCCCCGGGCAACAGCGTCGGCACGCTGAACACCGGCGCGCTCACCCTGGCCGGCACCTACGCCTGCGAGGTCAGTGGCGCCACCACTGACAAGATCGCGGTGACCGGGAACCTGAACCTCACCGGCTCCACCCTGGCCATCACCGCCACCGGAGCCACCGGCACGCTGGTCATCGCCAGCTACACCGGCACCCTCACCGGCACTTTCGGCACCGTCACCGGCCTGCCCGCCGGCTACGCGGTGAACTACAACTCCGGCGCGAAGCAGGTCGAACTGGTGTTCACCGATGCCTTCGGCGCCTGGGCCACCAGCAAGGGCCTCACCACCGGCAACAACGGCAAGGGTGACAACCCGGACAACGACGGCTTGAACAACCTCGGCGAGTTCGCCTTCGACGACGAACCGTTGTCCGGTTTCCCCAGCGGCAAGATCGTCTCGAAGATCGTCACCATCGGCCCCGACCAGGTGCTGACGCTCACCCTGCCAGCTCGCTCCACCGCGACCTTCACCGCCGCGGCCCCCACCATGACCGCCACCGCGGACACCGTGACCTATGTGATCGAAGGTAGCGCCACCCTGAGCGGCTTCCCGGTCACGGTCACCGAAGTCACCGGTGCCGACGCCACCACCATCCAAACCGGCCTGAGCCTGCCCGCCCTGAACTCCGGCTGGACCTTCCACACCTTCCGCCTGAGCCCGACCGTGGGTTCCGCCGCGAAGGGCTTCATCCGCGCCAAGGTGAGCTCTCCCTAA
- the galK gene encoding galactokinase — MLQLNEPLADLVADAATGLHRSFGVEPTVTAAAPGRVNLIGEHIDYCDGFVLPFAIDRYIVIAAALNGTGNARVASSHGGGIATFAVDKPQEEGEPQWANYLRGVVQGFQQRGHHIPGFDAFIVSSVPGGAGLSSSAALECATATLLEGLLDTVLDTREKALLCQKAEHDFAHVPCGIMDQFASAFGKTNRLVLIDCKTGEPELVPFENPDLTVIISNTTVHHQLSDGGYASRRKNTEDGLAIIGKDSWRDVTMADVEAVWDQLGDPVNRRSRHVVGEIARTKDAAAALARNDFEALGPLMAASHDSLRDDFEVSCKELDLLVDIARKIGREGGVIGARMTGGGFGGSTVTLCESGKAKEIATRLREEYLADTGLDPQIFASRPSQGAHLIGRVG, encoded by the coding sequence ATGCTTCAATTGAACGAACCCCTCGCCGACCTCGTTGCCGACGCCGCCACCGGACTCCACCGCAGTTTCGGCGTGGAGCCGACCGTCACCGCCGCCGCTCCCGGCCGCGTGAACCTGATCGGCGAGCACATCGACTACTGTGACGGGTTCGTGCTGCCCTTCGCCATCGACCGCTACATTGTCATCGCCGCGGCGTTGAACGGCACCGGCAATGCCCGGGTCGCCAGTTCCCATGGCGGCGGCATCGCCACCTTCGCGGTGGACAAGCCGCAGGAGGAAGGCGAGCCGCAGTGGGCGAACTACCTGCGCGGCGTGGTCCAGGGCTTCCAACAGCGCGGCCACCACATCCCCGGCTTCGATGCCTTCATCGTGTCCTCCGTCCCCGGTGGTGCCGGCCTGTCCTCCTCCGCGGCGCTCGAGTGCGCCACCGCCACCCTGCTGGAAGGCCTGCTCGACACCGTGCTGGACACCCGCGAGAAGGCGCTCCTGTGCCAGAAGGCGGAGCACGATTTCGCCCACGTCCCGTGCGGGATCATGGACCAGTTCGCCTCGGCCTTCGGTAAGACCAACCGCCTCGTGCTGATCGATTGCAAGACCGGTGAGCCGGAGCTGGTGCCCTTCGAAAATCCCGACCTCACGGTGATCATCTCGAACACCACCGTTCACCACCAGCTTTCCGACGGTGGCTACGCCTCCCGCCGCAAGAACACCGAGGACGGCCTGGCCATCATCGGCAAGGACTCCTGGCGCGATGTCACGATGGCCGATGTCGAGGCCGTGTGGGACCAGCTCGGTGATCCGGTGAACCGCCGCTCCCGCCACGTGGTCGGCGAAATCGCCCGCACCAAGGACGCCGCCGCCGCGCTGGCCCGCAATGATTTCGAGGCCCTCGGGCCGCTCATGGCCGCCAGCCACGACTCGCTGCGCGATGACTTCGAGGTCTCCTGCAAGGAGCTCGACCTGCTGGTGGACATCGCCCGCAAGATCGGCCGTGAAGGCGGCGTGATCGGCGCGCGCATGACTGGCGGCGGTTTCGGCGGCTCCACCGTGACCCTCTGCGAGTCCGGCAAGGCCAAGGAAATCGCCACCCGCCTCCGCGAGGAATACCTCGCCGACACCGGCCTCGATCCCCAGATCTTCGCCTCCCGCCCGTCCCAGGGCGCGCACCTCATCGGCCGCGTCGGCTGA
- a CDS encoding glycoside hydrolase family 2 TIM barrel-domain containing protein → MHRSLLLALASSPLLCAAAPDWENPAVFQRNRLPAQATAMPYPDRATALAKARQESPWCQLLNGPWKFHYTGSLEGLPAGFEKPGFDAAAWKDLPVPSNWQMLGYGIPLYSGHTYPFAKNPPKVTDEPPANYTNHPAAARHPVGSYRRTFTLPEDWKDRRTVIAFDGVDSAFDLWINGEKAGYSEDSRTTARFDITALVKPGENTVAVQVHQYSDGSYLESQDTWKLSGIYRDVYLVSSPRIELTDHFLQAGLAADGKGTLALKATVKNHEAAPRKGKVLLELVDAAGNPTALTEATYDLAPGAEAAVPLATGDLNVTPWSAENPALYRYVLMVADDAGKPLACFSGKTGFRTDEVKDGKFLHNGQPVVLKGVIRHDHHLRGGHVMSDADLRAEVLMMKRASLNAVRTGNAPTDPRFLDLCDELGLYVLDEPNLDTDGMQPRNALNDLPEWKEARLARVKNLAERDKNHPSVIAWSVPDDDLVPWLREQGTRPTGSSFFAGDFCTTDGLAYPGDKARPAIIVGTVGRTPGNSRETLAKVLKGAPEIRGGFLASWRDELLFRKPDAAAPRVTLSYGGDFGDQPNAGNACASGIVTVNLGPTPTFEELKKTLQEVSTSLVDGTGAVVKIRVANDRFFKDLGDLKGSWKLLKDGKDIAQGELPPLAIAPRQGQELTISTLAPVEPASEYILRVRYDQKAETAWFPAGMPVAWEEIPLPWGKRTPATPVQSDSTATFTQEGQSIHLKTGDVTATFDRASGQFLSLKRGDTELLLSPLRMDFWRVPTQTDKLLGLDKKSAVWRDAGAKATARKVEVAQAGNDVTLTAFMDIPAGKSTATVTWTFTGTGGISAKVDFKPDPTQPEIPRIGFSCAVPPALAKWTWFGKGPHDNYVDQNRGAWTTIHTGLLANLIHRYPVPQESGNRTDVRWATFDNPGGGHGLRIDATGDSLLEVSALVGTPSSYEAAAHLSDVPKPDRVTLHFDHRQRGLGDPDTASPHPAHVLTADKSYHWSFQLGTTRTEPPPMAPQGSMPRPLPRPPGQPVPGVPPVPPAPPVTPAPPVKPTPASDD, encoded by the coding sequence ATGCACCGTTCGCTCCTGCTTGCCCTCGCGTCCTCCCCGCTGCTGTGTGCCGCCGCGCCGGATTGGGAAAACCCCGCGGTGTTCCAACGCAACCGCCTTCCCGCGCAGGCGACCGCCATGCCCTATCCGGACCGCGCCACCGCGCTGGCGAAGGCACGCCAGGAATCGCCGTGGTGCCAGCTTCTGAACGGCCCGTGGAAATTCCACTACACCGGTAGCCTGGAAGGCCTGCCCGCGGGCTTCGAGAAACCCGGCTTCGATGCCGCGGCATGGAAGGACCTCCCCGTTCCCTCCAACTGGCAGATGCTGGGCTACGGCATCCCGCTCTACTCCGGCCACACCTACCCCTTCGCGAAGAATCCACCGAAGGTCACCGACGAGCCGCCCGCGAACTACACGAACCACCCCGCCGCGGCCCGTCATCCGGTTGGCAGCTACCGCAGGACCTTCACCCTGCCGGAGGATTGGAAGGACCGCCGCACCGTGATCGCCTTCGATGGCGTCGACTCCGCCTTCGATCTCTGGATCAACGGCGAAAAGGCCGGCTACTCCGAGGACTCCCGCACCACCGCCCGCTTCGACATCACCGCGCTGGTGAAACCCGGCGAGAACACCGTGGCGGTGCAGGTCCACCAGTATTCGGACGGGAGCTACCTGGAATCCCAGGACACTTGGAAACTCAGCGGCATCTACCGCGATGTCTATCTCGTCTCGTCCCCGCGGATCGAACTGACGGACCATTTCCTCCAAGCCGGTCTAGCCGCGGATGGCAAGGGCACGCTCGCCCTGAAGGCCACCGTGAAGAACCACGAGGCCGCCCCGCGCAAGGGCAAGGTGCTGCTGGAGCTGGTGGACGCCGCCGGCAATCCCACCGCCCTGACGGAAGCCACCTATGATCTCGCCCCCGGAGCCGAGGCCGCGGTTCCACTCGCGACCGGGGATCTCAACGTCACCCCATGGTCCGCGGAAAACCCGGCCCTCTACCGCTACGTCCTCATGGTGGCCGATGACGCGGGCAAACCACTCGCCTGCTTCAGCGGCAAGACCGGTTTCCGGACGGACGAAGTGAAGGACGGCAAGTTCCTCCACAACGGCCAGCCGGTCGTCCTCAAGGGCGTGATCCGCCACGACCACCACCTCCGAGGCGGCCACGTGATGTCCGACGCCGACCTGCGGGCCGAGGTGCTGATGATGAAGCGGGCGAGCCTCAATGCCGTGCGCACCGGCAACGCGCCAACCGATCCCCGCTTCCTCGATCTATGCGACGAACTCGGCCTCTATGTCCTGGACGAGCCGAACCTCGACACCGACGGCATGCAGCCGCGCAACGCCCTCAACGATCTGCCGGAGTGGAAGGAAGCGCGCCTGGCCCGGGTCAAAAACCTGGCCGAACGGGACAAGAACCATCCCTCGGTGATCGCATGGAGCGTGCCCGATGACGATCTGGTCCCCTGGCTCCGCGAGCAAGGCACCCGCCCCACGGGTTCTTCGTTCTTCGCCGGGGATTTCTGCACCACCGATGGCCTGGCCTACCCAGGGGACAAGGCGAGGCCCGCGATCATCGTCGGCACCGTGGGCCGGACGCCGGGAAATTCCCGCGAGACCTTGGCGAAGGTGCTGAAGGGAGCGCCTGAGATCCGTGGCGGTTTCCTCGCGAGCTGGCGGGACGAATTGCTGTTCCGCAAGCCGGACGCCGCCGCCCCCCGCGTGACCTTGTCCTATGGCGGCGACTTCGGCGATCAACCGAACGCCGGAAATGCCTGCGCCAGCGGGATCGTCACCGTCAACCTGGGCCCCACCCCCACCTTCGAGGAACTCAAGAAGACCCTCCAGGAAGTTTCCACCAGCTTGGTGGATGGCACCGGTGCCGTGGTGAAGATCCGCGTGGCGAACGACCGCTTCTTCAAAGACCTGGGGGATCTCAAGGGAAGCTGGAAACTGCTGAAGGACGGCAAGGACATCGCCCAAGGCGAGCTCCCGCCGCTGGCCATCGCTCCCCGCCAGGGCCAGGAGTTGACCATCTCCACCCTGGCCCCCGTGGAGCCGGCTTCGGAGTATATCCTTCGTGTCCGCTACGACCAAAAGGCGGAAACCGCATGGTTTCCGGCAGGCATGCCCGTGGCCTGGGAGGAGATCCCCCTGCCGTGGGGCAAGCGCACGCCCGCCACCCCGGTCCAATCCGACTCCACGGCCACGTTCACCCAGGAGGGCCAATCCATCCATCTCAAGACCGGTGACGTGACGGCCACGTTCGACCGCGCAAGCGGCCAATTCCTGTCCCTGAAACGCGGCGACACGGAACTCCTCCTCTCCCCGCTGCGGATGGACTTCTGGCGGGTGCCGACCCAGACGGACAAGCTCCTGGGCCTGGACAAGAAATCCGCCGTTTGGCGGGACGCCGGGGCCAAGGCCACCGCGCGCAAGGTGGAGGTGGCACAGGCGGGCAATGATGTGACCCTCACCGCCTTCATGGACATTCCCGCCGGGAAAAGCACCGCCACGGTCACCTGGACCTTCACCGGCACGGGTGGGATCTCAGCCAAGGTGGACTTCAAACCGGACCCCACGCAGCCGGAGATCCCACGCATCGGTTTCTCGTGTGCGGTGCCTCCCGCCTTGGCCAAATGGACTTGGTTCGGCAAAGGGCCGCATGACAACTACGTGGACCAGAACCGGGGTGCCTGGACCACGATCCACACCGGGCTGCTGGCCAATCTGATCCACCGCTATCCCGTGCCGCAGGAATCCGGGAACCGCACCGACGTCCGCTGGGCAACCTTCGACAACCCAGGCGGCGGCCATGGCCTGCGCATCGATGCCACCGGAGATTCCCTGCTGGAGGTGTCCGCCTTGGTCGGAACGCCGTCCTCCTACGAGGCAGCAGCCCATCTCTCGGACGTTCCGAAACCGGACCGGGTGACCCTCCACTTCGATCACCGCCAACGCGGCCTCGGGGACCCGGACACCGCCAGCCCGCATCCCGCGCACGTCCTGACCGCCGACAAGAGCTACCACTGGTCGTTCCAGCTCGGCACCACCCGTACCGAGCCGCCGCCGATGGCGCCACAGGGGAGCATGCCGCGCCCCCTGCCGCGGCCTCCAGGCCAGCCTGTGCCCGGCGTGCCGCCGGTTCCTCCGGCCCCTCCGGTAACACCCGCGCCGCCCGTGAAACCTACCCCTGCATCCGATGACTGA